In a genomic window of Trachemys scripta elegans isolate TJP31775 chromosome 12, CAS_Tse_1.0, whole genome shotgun sequence:
- the PPP1R3D gene encoding protein phosphatase 1 regulatory subunit 3D gives MEVRVPRRSPSYLSGLYENMLRAEEALGPGRWQPEHQPLRGSSSLSTPPKREPQPSHLQSSTTISCDPHLQPIIRRRARSLPTSPERLKNTAAQCRVPVCKRSRINRVRFADALGLELAEVKVFQVGEDPSIPLHVLSRLSINSDLCCNQLDMEITMQCLVPDFQQPVDCVDFSTRLHQQLVCLECVTSSDLGLSGTIQVLNVAFEKQVSVRYTFNQWKSVHEVCAHWHSSNPQEDGKGQADVFTFFLPMPPFLLQLCSVVQFAVRYCVNGQEYWDNNQGKNYSFTCRSHLLKMPRECEESWIHFI, from the coding sequence ATGGAGGTACGTGTCCCTCGGAGGAGCCCCAGTTACCTCTCTGGTCTGTATGAGAACATGCTAAGGGCTGAAGAAGCATTGGGTCCAGGACGGTGGCAGCCGGAGCACCAGCCATTGCGTGGCAGCTCCAGTCTGAGCACCCCACCCAAGAGGGAGCCACAACCAAGTCATCTTCAGAGCAGCACGACTATCAGCTGTGACCCACACCTGCAGCCTATCATACGCCGACGAGCCAGGTCTTTGCCCACTTCCCCTGAGAGGTTGAAGAATACAGCAGCACAATGCCGTGTTCCTGTGTGCAAGAGAAGCCGCATAAACCGGGTGAGATTTGCGGATGCATTGGGCTTGGAGCTGGCTGAAGTGAAAGTCTTTCAAGTTGGGGAGGACCCATCCATCCCCTTGCATGTCCTCTCCAGGCTTTCCATCAACTCGGACCTTTGCTGCAACCAGCTGGATATGGAGATCACCATGCAGTGCTTGGTGCCTGACTTCCAGCAGCCTGTGGACTGTGTGGACTTCTCCACCCGCCTTCATCAGCAGCTGGTGTGTCTAGAATGTGTGACCAGCTCAGACCTAGGGCTCAGTGGCACTATCCAAGTTCTCAATGTGGCCTTCGAGAAGCAGGTGTCTGTGCGCTACACCTTCAACCAGTGGAAGAGCGTGCATGAAGTGTGTGCTCATTGGCACAGCAGCAATCCTCAGGAGGATGGGAAGGGCCAAGCTGATGTCTTCACTTTCTTTCTCCCCATGCCTCctttcctcctgcagctgtgctCTGTAGTCCAGTTTGCAGTGAGATATTGTGTCAATGGGCAGGAGTACTGGGATAACAACCAAGGTAAGAACTACAGCTTCACCTGCAGGAGTCACCTTCTCAAGATGCCTAGGGAATGTGAGGAGAGCTGGATCCACTTCATCTGA